A stretch of Malus sylvestris chromosome 11, drMalSylv7.2, whole genome shotgun sequence DNA encodes these proteins:
- the LOC126588221 gene encoding lactoylglutathione lyase GLX1-like, translating to MYIYTTMVIKSEQLVCVILLFLSLMGSSMAARAVPHDDVLEWVQKDSRRFLRANIRVSDLDRTIKFYTQLFGLKVLSRKDFPEEKYSYAIVGFGPEESHFVIGLTCHHNTTDKLDIGTAFSHFGIATQDIYNTVEKVRASGGVITREPGPLVEGGDTVYAFMNDPDGYSFELLQRPPTPEPLSHICLNVIDLNRSIEFYNKSLGMNLLLKFDVPQEQYTVGMVGYGSNLTQTVVIELKYNYNVTAYRRGNGYAQVAIGTDDVYKSAAAAKLVTKEVGGKIIRPPGPIPKIHTKITAFLDTDGFETVLVDNEDYLKRIEERAVKQNP from the exons atgtacatTTATACAACGATGGTGATCAAGTCCGAGCAATTGGTGTGTGTTATTCTACTGTTCCTCTCTTTG ATGGGATCAAGTATGGCAGCTCGGGCAGTACCCCATGACGATGTGTTAGAATGGGTACAGAAAGATAGTCGTCGTTTCCTGCGTGCTAATATCAGAGTTAGTGATCTTGATCGCACCATTAA GTTTTACACACAACTTTTTGGATTGAAAGTATTGAGTAGAAAAGATTTCCCAGAAGAAAAATACTCATATGCGATCGTTGGGTTTGGACCTGAAGAATCTCACTTTGTGATAGGGCTCACATGCCATC ACAACACAACGGACAAGCTAGACATCGGAACAGCCTTTAGTCACTTTGGAATTGCAACCCAAGAT ATTTATAACACGGTTGAAAAAGTTCGAGCCAGTGGTGGTGTGATCACTCGTGAACCCGGGCCCCTCGTAGAAGGAGGGGATACCGTTTACGCCTTCATGAACGATCCCGACGGCTACAGTTTTGAGCTCCTCCAGAGGCCGCCAACTCCAGAACCACTTTCTCATATATGTCTTAATGTTATTGATTTAAATCGGTCTATTGAGTTCTACAACAAG TCCTTGGGCATGAACCTACTACTAAAGTTTGACGTCCCTCAAGAGcag TATACCGTAGGTATGGTGGGGTATGGATCCAATCTCACTCAAACAGTTGTGATCGAGTTGAAATACAATTATAATGTGACGGCATATAGGAGAGGAAATGGTTACGCACAG GTTGCTATTGGCACTGATGACGTGTACAAGAGCGCAGCAGCCGCAAAACTGGTTACCAAGGAAGTTGGAGGGAAAATAATAAGACCACCGGGTCCAATCCCAAAAATTCACACCAAGATCACAGCATTCCTTGATACAGATGGCTTTGAAACG GTGTTGGTAGACAATGAAGACTATCTGAAAAGAATTGAAGAAAGAGCGGTAAAGCAAAATCCATAG
- the LOC126590369 gene encoding uncharacterized protein LOC126590369: MGIQENDDILGDEQPSQVLQDNAQISEASIDVSFEFTDDYHDSTHFDNVQSNDVNFNLSSSRRNKRKNIQDYDNIVDLNIDGDIMVGQLYSSKKELQKQLAMIAMRKNYEFKVERSTKDRLEIRCVDHNCKWRLHATKLQVSEFFEVRKFETNHSCSLDVVQRDHRQASSSVVGQFIKSKYEGASRVYRPKDIIEDMRAQVGVNMSYEKAWRAREHAFDMIRGSPEESFAALPAYCAMLESKNPGTITHIETDDNNHFLYFFMAMGAFIRGFRGSMRPVVAVDGTFLKGKYLGTLFVAVCHDGQNQIYPLAFGVGDSENDASWTWFLTKLRSAIGEVTDLVFVSDRHGSIGKAVQTVFPEAYHGACMYHVAGNMRNKFGDDETMFNLYYTAAKTYLVSEFNSVMTDIWAIKDGKVGKYLQEIGYHRWARAHFSGKRYNMMTTNIAESMNAKLKDARKLPIIALADHLRGILQEWFNERRNTASSWNSTFTKWAEEKVHKNQNRGLLSSINHYALQVHEADLYHIVDLNAKSCTCRRFDLDQLPCVHATAACRIRNTSVYIMCSKFYTANAIMLAYAEPIWPVGNKSEWSVPEEVHNRVVLPPIRQVVSGRRKTNRIPSQGEEKIVKKCSRCGGTCHNRQTCKNPIRLHSNT; encoded by the exons ATGGGAATTCAAGAGAATGATGACATTTTGGGTGATGAACAACCAAGTCAAGTTCTTCAAGACAATGCCCAAATTAGTGAGGCTTCAATAGATGTGAGTTTTGAGTTTACTGATGACTATCATGACAGTACCCATTTCGATAATGTGCAGTCGAATGATGTCAATTTCAATCTATCGTCGTCTCGTCGTAACAAGCGTAAgaacatacaagactatgaTAATATTGTAGATTTGAATATAGATGGAGATATTATGGTCGGACAATTGTACTCGAGTAAGAAAGAGTTGCAAAAACAATTAGCTATGATTgcaatgaggaagaattatGAATTTAAAGTGGAAAGATCAACTAAGGATCGTTTGGAAATTAGATGTGTGGATCATAATTGCAAGTGGCGACTTCATGCAACCAAGTTACAAGTGTCAGAATTTTTTGAAGTAAGAAAATTTGAAACTAATCATTCTTGTTCATTAGATGTTGTTCAGCGTGATCATCGGCAAGCAAGTAGTTCTGTTGTTGGCCAATTTATAAAGTCAAAGTATGAGGGGGCATCACGTGTATATAGACCTAAAGACATCATTGAGGATATGCGAGCACAAGTTGGGGTTAATATGAGCTACGAGAAAGCTTGGAGAGCAAGAGAGCACGCATTTGACATGATCCGAGGGTCGCCAGAGGAATCTTTTGCCGCACTTCCTGCCTATTGTGCCATGTTAGAAAGTAAAAACCCTGGGACAATAACACATATAGAAACGGATGACAATAATCACTTTTTATACTTTTTCATGGCAATGGGAGCCTTTATAAGGGGATTTCGTGGTTCTATGAGGCCTGTGGTAGCAGTTGATGGGACTTTTCTAAAGGGTAAATATCTTGGCACCTTATTTGTTGCTGTATGCCATGATGGACAAAATCAAATATATCCTTTAGCATTTGGTGTGGGTGACTCTGAAAATGACGCTTCATGGACATGGTTTCTTACAAAATTGAGAAGTGCCATTGGAGAGGTAACAGACTTGGTGTTTGTATCTGATCGACATGGAAGTATTGGTAAAGCTGTACAAACTGTGTTTCCAGAGGCATATCATGGAGCTTGTATGTATCATGTAGCTGGCAACATGAGGAATAAATTTGGTGATGATGAAACGATGTTTAACTTATATTACACTGCGGCAAAAACATACCTTGTGTCAGAGTTTAATAGTGTAATGACTGATATTTGGGCAATCAAAGATGGAAAAGTAGGAAAATATCTTCAAGAAATTGGGTATCATAGATGGGCTCGGGCACATTTCAGTGGAAAACGATACAACATGATGACAACCAACATTGCCGAATCCATGAATGCAAAACTGAAGGATGCTCGAAAGTTGCCTATCATTGCTCTAGCGGATCACCTTAGAGGTATACTACAAGAGTGGTTCAACGAACGTCGGAACACAGCAAGTTCATGGAATTCGACCTTCACAAAGTGGGCAGAGGAAAAAGTGCACAAGAATCAAAATAGAGGCTTGC TATCTTCCATTAATCATTATGCATTGCAAGTACATGAGGCTGACTTATATCATATAGTTGATCTAAATGCCAAGTCATGCACGTGTAGAAGGTTTGATCTCGACCAGCTTCCATGTGTCCATGCAACTGCTGCATGTCGAATTCGCAACACATCAGTGTACATTATGTGCTCCAAATTCTACACAGCCAATGCAATTATGCTAGCGTATGCAGAGCCCATTTGGCCGGTTGGAAACAAGAGTGAATGGAGTGTGCCAGAAGAGGTGCATAATAGAGTTGTGTTACCTCCAATCAGACAAGTTGTATCTGGAAGACGCAAGACAAACAGAATCCCATCTCAGGGAGAGGAAAAGATAGTGAAGAAGTGCAGTCGCTGTGGTGGGACATGCCACAATCGCCAAACTTGCAAGAATCCAATTAGACTCCATTCCAACACATGA